The DNA segment GAATAGCGTGGTGCATTTGTAATAAGCAGTGTGCCCAGTCTGTCTGGATTGTTGTTGCATTGGATAAGTCGTCAATATCAGACTGCCAGCGATCCTGAGTGGGAGGATTTCAGTGAAGCAATGCACAGTCCGCACGAGGTTTGCGTTTGCCTTCACCATATAGATCTAGGGGCTGCCATTATTCTAATATTGATGACTTATCAGTGGAAAACATATCATTTGAATGGAATAATAGGCCTTTATCATTATATGCATTATCAGAGTAACGTGATCATAGGTTATTTGAACTCTGTCCAGCCATTTCCAATTTTTTGTGAGCTGGTGAATTTGCATTGCTTCGACAGGTTCTctttgaggaaggtactttaaacATTGATTTGCATATTCCTGGACTCACCTACAATATGATCTCAATCGAATATAAATCAattatatcaggacgtttcggactacaaatccttcttcagctggatggaaaaagcagtcaAAATATATATCTACTATATCTGGGGAAATTTAGCAAAACTGCCTAAATTCTTTCTACTGCCTGCAAAGTGGATGATGTTCCAGCAGAGGACACCATGAAccatttaaaactgtaaaattgtAATTCTGGGTAGTTTGTACTGTTATAAGGGATTTCTGATTTGTAGATTTACCATAGTAGAGATACAATGTTTGTACTATATATAGTAAACTCGTTTGGGAATGTAATAGGATACCTTGGAATGTAGAAGCTTCTTGCCAAATTCCTGATGGGGAAGTTGCCCCTGGTGGTGCTGGCTGCTAATTTATTTTTAGTGTACAGAATTTTCCCATGATCTTCCATACAAAAGAAAACATGAGTACAGCAGGGAGTGTTTCTATCGGAGGAACAGTGCATTAAAAACCCCCCAGCAAAAAGtagtaaaaaagaagaaaaaaaagaacaatttgtgTACTCAATATATCTGCCAGGGTAGTCTTTATACTGTATTAACAAGCAGCACAACTCTGAAACACGACTAAACACAGTTGCTCCCACTCAGACACTGCCTCAGGAGGCATGTGGTCCTACCTGCTGTGAAGGCAACTTTCTGGCCAGTCAGTTTGTGTACTGAAAGAATGTAagcctttgtgtgtgttttagtggaGAGACAAAGAGGTGGGAGAGTAAAGACGATTACAGCTGAAGTTTCAATATTTGCCTTTTTATCTTTTCTATTTTGTGTGCAATTGGTCTAAATGTTTTTAAGTACAGACTTCTAAGTAAAAGCCACTCTGGTTTAATCCTTTACATTAAGTAATAATGGTCCATTATGATCATTTAGGAAGATATTTCACCAGGAGAAGCTTTTAGGCGCTGGAGTCATTTTTTTCATGGATTGTAATTCAATTTCCATTTTGAGAATCTCTAAGGGACCCTAAAGTAAAGTAAAAGTTCATGAAAATGCAAATAATatctgttgtgaaaaaaaaacaacaactgaaagCTGAGCTCTTTGTAGTGTCGAGACCATCCTGAAACAAAATGACACTTCATTTACAACCGTAACTACAACCAAGGGTATGTTTTCTGTCCGCAGGGTCTCATAACCTGCCTTCAAGACCTGGTGTCCCCTGCCTACTCCTATCTGTGGGTCAGACCCTCGGTGCCACGAGATCAGCTGCGATCTTACCTGTGGCGATTTGCAATATAATGTCTATCGCTTATTACAGATTGGTTCATGTTGAGAATTCTATCTTAACAACTGAAAAACTGAGCACAGAGTTGAAGGGCAAAGGGAATGAAATATGGTGTGATAATGAAAGTCACCCGACTGGCTCTGAGCGGACAACAGATATATACATAACATCTAGCATTCAGGACTAAGCTTGTGAGAACCGAACCTGGTCGGACCAGCTTGTTGAAACCAGCATTATCTCCCATACAGACGGCGATGTCTGCATTTCATCTTCAAGGAATTAATACAAgcaaaagaaaaggtttttacaGGTGCATTCCAAAGCTAGCAATGAGCTTGACGTCTGTTTACTGGCTCATGCAGTTGTCTGTTTTGAACTTTGCTATGTTTTAGGACCATGGGTGTTTTTCATGCGACTATTCTGTCTTGCAGTACTTCATTTTTGTCTACTTTATTTATATTACAATCAAATCAGCAAAAGCAAAGGACAACcacttatatattattatttatttcttagcagatgcccttctccagggcgacttacaattgttacaagatatcactttatttttacatataattacccatttatacagttgggtttttactggagcaatctaggtaaagtaccttgctcaagggtacaacagcaatgtcccccacctgggattgaacccacgaccctccgatcaagagtccagagccctaaccactactccacactatatctatctatctgtctatccatctatctatctatctatctatctatctatatatatatatatattgacatatcgtgtatcattttttgttttcattaaaggGTGTTTTAGTTTGACATAATTGATGCCTTTTTTAAGAAAATAGGCAAcacatgtaaataaaatatagtgGTTGCAGATGTAAACCCTACACCTGCAatgttaatattttcaatatcGACTTATAAAGTAATAAATATCTTTTATCCTGTAATGTcagaatataaaaacacaagttaatacacatttaaataaataatatatatatggtGCCATTGGATATGAGCTTAAACAAAcattactgtataaataaataaagagaagtTATTTGGCTTAACTTTGGAGAAACATATAATGAACTCCTCCTGTCAGAAGAGCCCCCGTTCCTCCTTACCTAACCCAACATTAAATCATTGTCACGTGCTTAGTCAAGTTCCTTGGTCAAGTTCctcttaaagctacagtagccCCTTTGCAGCGCTACGCGTCAAAGCAAACTGCTAGGCATGGCGGCAGGTGAAGAAACTTTAGAATCTTGGCTCAgtaagttttttttaacataataaacTAAGAGAATTATTCTTAAACTTAATTACCCTTTATACCGGGTGGGGTGGAGAACGTCTCTGTGAAGTGTCGTGTTTTTTAAAGCGTGGAGTTTTTGAAAGTAATGGAATTGTACCAGTAACGCTAGTGTTAAAGCAAACCCTATTTCGCCAAGTACTATTCGCGTCGTTAAAATCCATCATTATAGATCACTCTGTAATAGACAATGCTGGTGTTTTGTGAGGATGTAGAGTGGGTTTACACTGCAAACTAAATAAAGTTCGGAAGTAGCTAATTATTAATTTGTGCAAATGGTTGCATTTTACATTACTGCTGGATTTACATTGTTGCGTACTATGAAACACGTTATTAGCTAATCATGTACGTTTTTTGTgagttcatttattttgtatttaatacacaatgtaaataatgttaaaacgTGTGGAATAGCGCGCGGTTAGTTTAGGGTTAATGCGTTATGGAATGTTTAACACGTTATTGGAAAAGCAAGTTGTTTAAAATTATGTGCATAAATATCGTTATGGGCGTAAATGATATGCCATGCATATAAAAAGTACAAACTTTTAATGTGTAAGCTGTAAACGTAGatagaaatatattaaaaacaggaaGTGCTACGTATGATGTGGAACTGTAGACAATGGAGTACAGTTGAGCGCAGTCTTCTGCAGGCTCTTTAAGATACACATCTTTGCAGCGCATTCGTGTTTTTCTACCAAACCACAATCTAGAAAAAAAAGCTTGCATTGTATGGTTTAGTTCAAATGCAATGCATGATACATGTACCGGATTTTGTGCATGCATGACGTGTAGTCCATAAAGACACTCtgaatgcactgtgctgtgtacTCCCCACCCCTGTGATTTCAGACAGAGCCACAGATCCCAGTAACCAGGAGGAGAAGTGGGAAGTCATCAAGGGATTCTATGAGCAGGTCAACAAAGAACTAGAAGGGTATGTTACCAAAGGCTGTCTGTATACCAGCCCGACTTGCCAGGGCATGCATGCTGTAAACATGAAGTTTGCACGGGGTTTGTTAATGCattctgattctgattctgaCTGACAATGCTACAAGGCAGCGGTTTTAATGCACATATTTGTGCAGTAAAAGAAATGTAGGCCTTATTTTCTGTGCATCAGTTATCTGTTTGTGTTTTGCACATTTCTAGGACCGGTATGTTTAAtgttcctgttttgtgtgtgagtgagtgtgtgttagTTTTTAATATGATCTAAAAGGGCATGTTCTCACTTTTCTAAGCCCACAGATTGCTACTCGCCTCCTGGCTCATAAAATCCAATCCCCACAGGAGAAGGAAGCGCTGCAGGCACTCACAGTAAGTTCTTGATTTACAAATGAAATAATGTTGGAATGTGTGCTGCTCCATGATAACTATGATGTTAGGAACAAAAtcgcaaaaaaaaacctttagttCCTTTTGGAAAGAAAAACATCAGCAGCTGTCAATAACACGTCTCCCAGGCTATCTTGTAGAATCTGTCCTGTTTCGTTTCCATCGGCCTCTTCAAAGCATCCGTCCAGCGGGCAGCCTGACGGTGCAAAGCCTGGGTCTGGGTTCACTCACAGTAATAACACCCCACAGCAGATCGGCACGCCTGCTGGCTTTTCAGTCCACACCGGAAATCAATACCGTTCAGACCTGAGCAGATACAGTGCTGTACATCAGTGCTTTGTGTCAAGTGTTCAGTGAGGGAGCCCACAGCGGTACATACAAGATCAGAGATGggctttatttcttacacaggtgCATTTATTTCTATATCAAAGGCatatacagatatacagtatacatagggtttctattttattattttttctaggtTTTGGAGACCTGCATGAACAACTGTGGGAAAAGGTTTCACAGTGAAGCTGGAAAGTACCGATTTCTGAATGAATTGATCAAAGTCTTATCACCAAAGGTACGGTAATCAGtgtgtgattattattaattctaGGAGCACTGGTGGGGTGAACTGGTGCTCGCTCTCATGTTCCTTCAGCGCATTaatactaattataataatatcaataacaTTTAGAACAGCACAATTTCAATATTTTGTTGTTGGTGAAAATTCACTTTTCAGGTCTGAGGTAGGCTGAAACCAGCAGCACTCAGTTAACATGGGTGTCCCAGTTTGGAATTGAATCCGGGTCCCACAGGTGAAAGGAGaggactttttttaaaatgtgtttcacacCAGTGAAGCCAGCTGATTCCTATGCGTTTCGTTATCACAGTATCTGGGAACATGGAGTACGGAGAAGGTGAAGTCAAGGCTTGAACAGACACTGTACAGCTGGACTGTGTGGCTTCCAGAAGACGTTAAAATAAAGGAAGCCTATCGCATGCTAAAGAAGCAAGGTCTGTACATTGAGGTGCAATTCCAACCCTAGGCTTGCTTCAATCTAACCACCAAATGAATACCCCCTCTTTTTCTTAGGTATTATAAAAAAAGACCCCAAGTTACCAGAGAACACATTGTGGCCACCTCCTTGTCCAAGAACAGGAAGAACAGTGTTTGATGAGGAAGATAAATCTAAGGTAGTTTTATAATGGCATCTTACAAGTGGTCTAATGGTGCTCCCTACTGTGTGTTACTGCATTAATACTGCCAATTAATACATACGGTATTACTATTAGTGTACAATTctgttaaaaatacaattttagtaATTCCAGTCAAGTTATTATTAAAAGATATTCAATCTCAAATGGAAACATACCATATCATGTGGATTTGTTATAAACAACCCAAAACATATAGAAACCTGTCACAAAGGAGGTTATAAACACTATTAGACAGGGACTAATTACAGAACTGAAATTATATAGCCATTTCCTTTCAGAGTTTAGATGCAAGGCTTTTGAAGTCTGTTCCACAGTGCCCCTAGGGGAAGCAATGAGCATACACCGCAAGCTTGGTTCTGTGTTGGAGCTGAGTTTGGGTGTAGTTTAGGGAGTTGAAGTTAAGAGTTTTTCACATGCAAAAAGACAAGCATGTTAATGTTTGCAGGCCCATTCCTGATCCTCAATATCTTTCTGTTTTAAAGCTTTTAGCCAGGCTTCTGAAAAGTAGCCATCCGGACGACCTCCAGGCTGCCAACAGACTGATTAAGAATACAGTGAAAGAGGTAGAGTGTGCCAGCAGCAGCCCGCGGGGCAAGGCTAGGAGGGAAAGCAGTGGTTCATTACACTATGGAACAGCATGAGTACTGTGCTCCTGGACAGTTTGGTTGATATAACTGGGAAACAATGTTGAAGCTGTAATGTATTTGAATTCACCTCCATGTAAACATTGCACATGGCACGGTAATGGTAATTATAAGTAGTTCTATACAGCATGGGCAAACACAAGATCTGCCAGTCTGCCATGTAGCGTGGAGGGTTCCTTCCAAGACAGTGATTAGATGCAGCCTTATTGCAGATTTCTTGGATGAACAAAACTAAGTCTTTAAATCTATGTTTAATTCTGTGTATATGCAGCCATTTCCCGTTTAAACTGTCATacacattttcattgaaaaaacgaacttgatttatatatttatagtgaTTTTTATAATTGACTTTTGTTTTGATTTCAACGATTTTCGCACACGATTTGTGATTTAAATGTTAAGTAAAATTCAGTTTTAAGATTTTAGATTTTTACACTTTTACGGTCTTAAACAAAAGCGGCTCAGTTCACTTCAAAGTTATGGTGGCAGTGTAAAAGtgcaatttttgttttaaaatctttcTAACATTGAATCATTTGCCAGGACCAAGACAAGATGGAAAAGGTGTCTAAACGAATAAACACCATTGAAGAGGTTCAGAACAACACGAAGCTCCTGAATGAGATGCTGACTAATTACAGGAGGAGGGACATCTCTGACAGCGACAGAGACGTCATGAAGGTGAGGCCTGAAGAAACTCTCAGCACAGAGGCCAGCGTTGTTAGGAGTGGGGTGGGGGTAGAGTTAGAgcaagggttagagttagggttagttaGAGTAAGTGTTAGAGTTTATGTTAGGGTCAGAGTTAGTCTCAGTATTGGGGTTAGAGCACATACCAAggtttttaaatcaatcaattccttacctcttattagaTATTAGAACCAGGAATATAATCCCTGCCTCACTCTCCCAGCGCTGTGAAATGTAAAGTACGAAATCCATTAGTCCATTTTCACTCCAGTGGTCTGACTGCATTCATGTCACCTGACATGAATGGGTGTCTTATAATGTGGCAGGGAAAACTCATTTTTAGccattttattttactcgtggaataatgcagatttttcttcttttttttttttatcagagaatttcattttttttttttacggaaaactaggatccctgctcATAAGTGATAGATCCTTAGATTGCTTTTGCTGTGTAATTTAAAGATAAACGCTATGAAGTTAGAGCCTTTGCTGTGTTTAAAAACCTCATTCCACGTGTTATTTCGCACTGATAATAAATGTGTATGAGCTTCAGGATTGCGCTGTGAAGGGATTCACCTGGTTTTCCATTCACTACAGGGCCTGTATGACAGGTGTGAGAAGCTAAGACCGACCCTTTTCCGACTGGCCGGTGACACTGTTGATAACGACGAAGCGTTAGGTACGGAATCCTCTCGGGTTCAACTGCAGGGTAATTCAAAAGGAACTTGAAAAGTTCAGGGATGCACCAGGGTTCCAGCGGGGCGAGATGGCTGGTATTTTGTGTGATAATTCTCTTGAAACCCTATTAGCCTGCCTATTACTTGTTCCTGCTTGGGAGTGTGGGAGGCACAGCAGCACTCAAGACTAGAGGCAGGGGAATCCCAGTTCTGGTGTGCTGGTGCAATTAAGCATAAAATGCAAAGTTCCCCATTTGCAGCTGCTAACCTGCAGCGTTTAACTCAGGAGAAAAACATACCCCTGTTTAAAGCACCATGCTCCACTTAGTCTGCCTAGTCTCCTTTCCGTACAGATTTAATGGCAGTTATTTGTCTTGCAAGGCAAATATGAGGTGAGAGCCACTCTGGTTAGGATTTATCGGTACTATATAGTATCTGTTACTTTAAAACCCAAACAGTACATCCATTTGGGACTCTGTGGCTTGCAATGTGAACCTTGCTTCAGGACACAGCAGTCTTGAATGATGGGCTGGGCTGACTTGCACTGAGACTGAGGGGCACTGGCAAGGATGAGGTGTGGCAGGGTACTGTTGTGGTCAAGGCTAGCGGCTGGAATATCAGAGGCTGGAGACAGGAGATTGCAGTTTCAAGAACAAAGCCCCTGGTTCCTCTTTTATGCCATGTGGCTGAGCTTAATTGAACACAGATGAGTCAATATAAATCCAGTCTGCACCTCAATTTGGCAGGGAGGGGATTTTAACCCCCTTCCTGCCAAACTGTATTCAAAATATTAACCAGAAATGACACCACATAAGCATTAAACATGCTGCTGCATTAAGTATAAAAAATGTGACCTTGTATCTTGAATTGCTGTTTCCCCCCTTTAATGGGTGCAGTTTATTTCAGAAAGCTTTGAAGTGTGACCTTGTGGTCCAGCTTTAGCACTAACATTACTCTTGAAAAGCACAAAGCAGAGATGCATTGCAGCTCTGTCAAGCTCTCACAGCTGCTCAGTAGACAATTCTGTGGTGTGCTGTACCGGTATGTTCAATAACCCTAACCCGATATTCTTTTAACAAGTGGGGTACGTGTTCTACGAAGTGCTTGCTCGTTCGGTTCTAGTGCTTGATGGAGCTGCTTGTGTTTTTCATCTTCCAGCGGAAATCCTCCAAGCGAACGATAAACTGACCCTGGCAGTTCATTTATATCAGGAGCTTGTTGAAAGACGAGACGTGAATGGGAATAATGGAAGCAACCACTCCGAGACGAAAGGTACGCGTACACAGGCCTTGTCTAGAAAGCTGTGTTCTGTTTAtgtggcaaaataaataaaacatacactaCCCTCCCTAATGCAGAATACAGAAGCTTTTCCCATTGGTGGTAAATGTAAACTATTCTTAGTTACTTCTATTGGTGGATTGAAATAAATGTTACCATTAAAAGCGTTTCCTTTGTTAGGTTTACGGTATGTTACTATCTTATAATTATTGAAATGCAATGACACTGATGCATTAAAAAcgtattttcagaaaaaaatcgACTGTACAACTGTGCCCAAACACCTTCATTTAGCCTACACACCCTATGAGAAGGGTTTAACACAGAGCTTCTTTATAAAGGTGATGGTAAACGAAATCTAAATGCATGCATGGTTTCTCTTTCTGGTGCGTGCTTAGCTCCACAAAGCCCGGGCGCTGTCAAGAGTTACCACCTCATAGACCTGTCAGAGCTGGAATCAGAGTCCAGTCCCAGCACGGGGTCCTGCGAGAGCCCCCAGCGCAGAGCAGGCAGTCCCCCCACCGCCCTGCTGGATGAAGAGCTCATGTCGTCGGGTTTGTCTTCATGCCCGTCATATTGCTGTActtgtggctgctgctgctgctgctgctgtgcatgAAGTAGCAGAGGTTTAATCACTGTGCAGATACCGTGCACAGTATTGTATGTGCCGAGTTAAACTCGCTGGTTATTGGGTTAGTAATGCATAAAGGGCTGTTTTAACTATTCCAAAATAATACAACatctttaaataactcctgagTTTAGGCTTTGTAAATAGGGCTCACTTTCTGTATTTAGCCCTTTCTCTCCTGGATTGGACTGTATCTTTTAGTAAAGTGGAAGTACAGAGGAGGCAGGGGGAGGGGAttaatcaatggaataaaataacAAGGATATATAGCTGTATATAGACCACCACACCTGCAGGATCCAGGATAAAAAGGCTCATAATTTGATAATTTTTCCCAGGACTGGATAGCCCGTCTTTCTCACCGATTTCAGGAATTTATAAGTTGGCGTTAGATcaggtaggatttttttttttcaacagatttCTTCATTTTCCTATTCTAGACTAGTATACTAATCTGTTTTGATTCTGATTCGTCTGATCTGTTCAGCCTATGAGCCAGGGTGGGTTCAGCTGCAGCCAGAATCctgaagggctgagagcagcagtgagcagcagcagcagcagcagcagccagggCAGTGCGCAGGACCTTCTGGAGCTGCGTGGAAGAGACTCCTCACAATGGCCTCTGACATCTCAGGCTCCACAAAACAAGCCTGGGTACGCACAGAGCATGGACACAGCAGGGGGCTCTCTGTTTATACAGAAGTGAAGATAACAACTCGGCCATAACCGCTGGAGCAATGTGACACTATCATTTTTTTCTATCCACCAAAGTAAATGCATTAAGTATACAAGTAGCACTCCCTGTGTAATTCATTCACACATGGACATCTAGAACTATTGCTGAGCTGTGTAAAGAACGTAGCAAAGGGGTTTCATTAAAAAGCAACGTTGATTTCTGTCGGGGTTTTCTTAACATTTGTGTTCCGCTCACCTGTCCAGGCCTGTCCTACAGCCCCGGTCAGCCCTGGGTGACCTCCAGAATCATCCAATCACAAGCTTGGCACGTCACACTACACCTTTCAGCCCCACCCAGAGGGAGCTCACGGACAGCTCTCTGTCTGACGTCTTTGTTTCACTGGACTCCATTAAGCTAGGTAAGCCATATTTTATTATCCAGCGTAGAAACAGCTTACAGCAGTAAAGAGTCTTAGCACACAAAACCGTCCGCTGCTTTATGGTTTGGGcagatacatgatttataatgtaATTAATCATTCATTGAGGGTAGaaagtttaattaactttttaataTAAGGCAGAACCGGCATATGTAATTTGATTGCCATGCTTAGACTTTGAATTTTGAAAAGGGGCGTGAGTCAGTTACagtgcagttgtgtgtgtgtgtgtgtgtgtgtaatgcagtAGTCTCTCCAGCAGGTGGCATTCTTCCAGTCACAGCCTATGATAAAAATGGCTTCCGAGTGATGCTGCACTTTGCCAGAGACCCCCCTGCTGGCCGTGCTGACGTGCTGGTGACTGTTCTGTCCATGCTCAGCACCTCCCCTCTCCCCATCAGGAATATTGTATTCCAGGCTGCGGTGCCCAAGGTGAGCCAGACCAAACCACAGTTCGAAAGTGTGCTGTGGCCTTTAAGCAACAGAGATAGCAGTAATGACCCCTGCTGCCTCATTGATCTTCCACTGGTGTCAGTGGTAACCATGCTCAATGACACGCTTTCTTGCATTGCAGGCTGTGAGAGTCAAGCTGCAGACAGCGACCAGCTCGGAACTCCCTGCTTTTAACCCTATACTGCCCACTGCTGTCATCTCCCAGGTCATGCTGTTTACCAAACCACAGAAGGTGAGAGCATGCTACACTTACTGTATTAGTATTCTTATGAagtcatgcattattattattattattattattattattattattattatttagtagttgtagtagtattatTGCCAGGGCATGCAAAAGTGATATCTTTGGTATTGCTAGATGAGCTTTAGTCTTGTATGTTGTGTACATTGAGGAACTAGTTAAAAAAACAAGTAGATTTAATCAAGCGAAGAGGGTTACTGAGGTTGCACTTGACACTTGACATTATTAAGGGATTGGACAACTGTGGAGCTGTTTGCGAGGAGCCAACCGGAATATGATGTGTTGTAAGACGAGacatttatttaaacagcagCTCTCGTGTCTCTGAGCCCAAGGCAGCGCACAAAGCAGAGAGAGACCTTACACTTCACTGGATAAAAACAAAGACTTTCATCAGCATTGAAGACATCGAAAGAGACTTCTGGTAGAAACGATTCTCATGCAGTTTACCTCGTGTCTTCTGGTATTTCTAAAAAGAAAGACAACGGAACCGCCTGTGCTACCTATCAAATACATCCATGTTTCCACTAGCTTGTCTAGTAAGCGGacgtattgttttgtgtttaggaGAAGGTGCGGTTAAGGTTCAAGCTGAGCTTCACACAAGGCGGCCAGTCCTTCTGCGAGCTGGGAGAGGTGGAGCACTTTCCAGAAATCAGCTCCTGGACCGGTCACTGAGGGGAACCTGCTGACCCCCTCCACTGTGCAAAGAGCAAACAAGTTTCAAATACGAACGTAGTGAAAGAGCCGAATGTTACAAGAGAGACCATTGGTATactctacagggatggaaataccactcctattacatagcagtgtgatccattcctggttttacaataataacacacctgagcttgttacctatacgctggagctaatcaagcttgtagtaaaacctggaaggggtgaaactgctatgcaataggagtcttatttccatccctgctgtatgatgtgctgcactttaaaatatgtttcagCAATTCAGTTATATTTACTATTAACACACAGATTCCCTGTTGAATTTGAACTCATACCAAGACATTATTCATTTATATTGAAGCTGAAATAAATTCATCCTGAGTAAACACTTATTTCACAGTGTTTTCAATATAAACCTGTTGTAAGGTTTCATGGATTTACATTTACTTCAAGCAAATGAAATatgaattcaataaaaaatatatatgttgctataaattattattagtttgaaTTACTGGTGGTTATTATAAAGCATTGCAGTTACCCATTGCACTTGTAATCTGTGAGTAAGGTTGTGTGCTTTATTACCTCTGTTCAGCTTCATCAAACATTTAAAGCTGTCTGGCAACAACAAAGAACCATGAAGAATCTGCCAAGGGCCAGGGTGACAACTTCCTTCAGGAATAATCAATTCATAAAACCCTCCTAGTTGTTCTTCTGGGACTGTGTTCTTCTAATAAAATCAGAGGTCTTCTTTCTCCAGGGCTGTGAAGAGGCACATTGCATTAAGCTGTGCTGTCGCCAGACACCAGCAGAATAAAGTATTTGTATTGTGTCTGCAGACCAGCCTCATATGTTACACTTTTGCTGTGTTAGCAGCTAATTTGTGTGACGTCATGAATgttaaaaaacagtttaaattgAAGGTCTGATCACAGCTGCTTGCAAAGTCATACTAGGGATACCATGTAACTATAATCCGATCAATCAAAAACCAAATACCGTCCTGTTTACATCAACAGCTATCGTTACAAACAGTGTGGCATATTCATAAAGTATTAGCGTGCCAGTAAAGGCTTGGGACTCCATTGCAATTGCTGGCAGTATAATGCTTCATTATGAATATGGCCCAATGTCTCCTCTGAAGGGTGTTCTTGCACGGCTGAGTTGTTTTGATGTGTAATTGCAATTGTACAAGCTGCGTCTTTTAAATAAAAGCTTGCCTGCCTGCCTTTTTAATCTCCTTGACGCCTCTGTGACCAAAATTAGATCACTAGATTGGTATATACCTATAATAACAAGATTGGTCacacaagtgtgtgtgtgctgcatacTGCAGGGGTTTCTTAACTG comes from the Acipenser ruthenus chromosome 13, fAciRut3.2 maternal haplotype, whole genome shotgun sequence genome and includes:
- the LOC117417792 gene encoding ADP-ribosylation factor-binding protein GGA1-like isoform X3, with the protein product MAAGEETLESWLNRATDPSNQEEKWEVIKGFYEQVNKELEGPQIATRLLAHKIQSPQEKEALQALTVLETCMNNCGKRFHSEAGKYRFLNELIKVLSPKYLGTWSTEKVKSRLEQTLYSWTVWLPEDVKIKEAYRMLKKQGIIKKDPKLPENTLWPPPCPRTGRTVFDEEDKSKLLARLLKSSHPDDLQAANRLIKNTVKEDQDKMEKVSKRINTIEEVQNNTKLLNEMLTNYRRRDISDSDRDVMKGLYDRCEKLRPTLFRLAGDTVDNDEALAEILQANDKLTLAVHLYQELVERRDVNGNNGSNHSETKAPQSPGAVKSYHLIDLSELESESSPSTGSCESPQRRAGSPPTALLDEELMSSGLDSPSFSPISGIYKLALDQPMSQGGFSCSQNPEGLRAAVSSSSSSSSQGSAQDLLELRGRDSSQWPLTSQAPQNKPGPVLQPRSALGDLQNHPITSLARHTTPFSPTQRELTDSSLSDVFVSLDSIKLAGGILPVTAYDKNGFRVMLHFARDPPAGRADVLVTVLSMLSTSPLPIRNIVFQAAVPKAVRVKLQTATSSELPAFNPILPTAVISQVMLFTKPQKQLSCL
- the LOC117417792 gene encoding ADP-ribosylation factor-binding protein GGA1-like isoform X2, with translation MAAGEETLESWLNRATDPSNQEEKWEVIKGFYEQVNKELEGPQIATRLLAHKIQSPQEKEALQALTVLETCMNNCGKRFHSEAGKYRFLNELIKVLSPKYLGTWSTEKVKSRLEQTLYSWTVWLPEDVKIKEAYRMLKKQGIIKKDPKLPENTLWPPPCPRTGRTVFDEEDKSKLLARLLKSSHPDDLQAANRLIKNTVKEDQDKMEKVSKRINTIEEVQNNTKLLNEMLTNYRRRDISDSDRDVMKGLYDRCEKLRPTLFRLAGDTVDNDEALAEILQANDKLTLAVHLYQELVERRDVNGNNGSNHSETKAPQSPGAVKSYHLIDLSELESESSPSTGSCESPQRRAGSPPTALLDEELMSSGLDSPSFSPISGIYKLALDQPMSQGGFSCSQNPEGLRAAVSSSSSSSSQGSAQDLLELRGRDSSQWPLTSQAPQNKPGPVLQPRSALGDLQNHPITSLARHTTPFSPTQRELTDSSLSDVFVSLDSIKLGGILPVTAYDKNGFRVMLHFARDPPAGRADVLVTVLSMLSTSPLPIRNIVFQAAVPKAVRVKLQTATSSELPAFNPILPTAVISQVMLFTKPQKEKVRLRFKLSFTQGGQSFCELGEVEHFPEISSWTGH
- the LOC117417792 gene encoding ADP-ribosylation factor-binding protein GGA1-like isoform X1; amino-acid sequence: MAAGEETLESWLNRATDPSNQEEKWEVIKGFYEQVNKELEGPQIATRLLAHKIQSPQEKEALQALTVLETCMNNCGKRFHSEAGKYRFLNELIKVLSPKYLGTWSTEKVKSRLEQTLYSWTVWLPEDVKIKEAYRMLKKQGIIKKDPKLPENTLWPPPCPRTGRTVFDEEDKSKLLARLLKSSHPDDLQAANRLIKNTVKEDQDKMEKVSKRINTIEEVQNNTKLLNEMLTNYRRRDISDSDRDVMKGLYDRCEKLRPTLFRLAGDTVDNDEALAEILQANDKLTLAVHLYQELVERRDVNGNNGSNHSETKAPQSPGAVKSYHLIDLSELESESSPSTGSCESPQRRAGSPPTALLDEELMSSGLDSPSFSPISGIYKLALDQPMSQGGFSCSQNPEGLRAAVSSSSSSSSQGSAQDLLELRGRDSSQWPLTSQAPQNKPGPVLQPRSALGDLQNHPITSLARHTTPFSPTQRELTDSSLSDVFVSLDSIKLAGGILPVTAYDKNGFRVMLHFARDPPAGRADVLVTVLSMLSTSPLPIRNIVFQAAVPKAVRVKLQTATSSELPAFNPILPTAVISQVMLFTKPQKEKVRLRFKLSFTQGGQSFCELGEVEHFPEISSWTGH